One Coccinella septempunctata chromosome 1, icCocSept1.1, whole genome shotgun sequence DNA window includes the following coding sequences:
- the LOC123315951 gene encoding ATP-dependent 6-phosphofructokinase isoform X1, translating to MTGHKFIQRGAYKGKGIAVFTSGGDSQGMNAAVRAVVRTGIYLGCKVYFIREGYQGMVDGGDNIIEADWSSVSSIIHMGGTVIGSARCMDFKERWGRLKAAENLVKRGITNIVAIGGDGTLTGADTFRSEYTDLLNELESTGRITKEEKEKYKFLNVCGLVGSIDNDFCGTDMTIGTASALRRIIEALDAISSTAYSHQRTFIMEVMGRHCGYLALLSAMASEADYVFIPEDPPNQNWPEKMCKKLKQEREMGKRLNIIILAEGAVDVEGKPITAEQIKKVVVDNLHQDTRITILGHVQRGGNSVAFDRVLGSRMGAEAVMALMEAEEGSTPCLISLEGNQAIRLPLMECVKQTKAVAEAMKQKDWTKAIELRGRSFSRNLETYKLLTRLKPTLDENVKPVTVAVMHVGAPACGMNAAVRSFVRNIAWHAGTVLGIQNGIEGLIEGNYKKLSWRDVTGWVSVGGCFLGTKRTLPENRLPEIAAKIKELNIQGILIIGGFEAFHTCLQFFEGRPQHPELMIPIVVIPSTISNNVPGTELSIGCDTALNEITEICDRIRLSAQGTKRRVFIVEVMGGHCGYLATLAGLAGGADATYIHEESFNVHDLQQDCYQLAVKMAEGVQRGLVLRNEKASANYSTDFIHRLYSEEGKGIFSTRMNVLGHMQQGSTPTPFDRTFATKMAAKASDFLLKHIKTPSTCASNKANFEPQTACLLGMLKRQYKFTPIIELKTQANFEKRLPNENWWLRLRPLLRILSKHNSVPGDEAIELTIEDRETDWGHHD from the exons ATGACAGGACATAAATTCATTCAGAGAGGAGCCTATAAGGGAAAAGGCATAGCTGTCTTTACCAGCGGGGGTGATTCtcag GGCATGAATGCAGCTGTTCGGGCAGTTGTTCGAACAGGAATTTACTTAGGGTGCAAAGTGTATTTCATCAGGGAAGGATATCAAG GGATGGTTGATGGAGGCGACAACATTATTGAAGCTGATTGGTCCTCTGTTAGTAGCATCATACATATGGGAGGTACTGTTATTGGATCTGCAAGATGTATGGACTTCAA GGAGCGTTGGGGTCGACTGAAAGCTGCGGAAAACTTGGTGAAAAGAGGTATAACCAATATTGTTGCTATTGGTGGAGATGGTACATTGACTGGTGCGGATACATTTAGGTCTgaatatactgatctcttgaatGAGCTTGAATCAACTG GACGAATTACCaaagaagaaaaggaaaaatataaatttctcaaTGTATGCGGTTTAGTTGGGTCGATAGATAATGATTTTTGTGGCACAGACATGACAATAGGCACCGCCAGTGCACTTCGTAG AATAATTGAAGCTCTAGATGCTATATCAAGTACTGCCTACTCTCACCAAAGGACCTTCATTATGGAAGTTATGGGTCGACACTGCGG CTATTTAGCCTTATTATCTGCTATGGCATCTGAAGCAGATTATGTGTTTATACCTGAAGATCCACCAAACCAAAATTGGCCAGAAAAAATGTGTAAGAAATTGAAGCAG GAAAGAGAAATGGGTAAACGTTTGAATATCATCATTTTGGCAGAAGGTGCTGTTGATGTAGAAGGAAAACCCATTACAGCTGAACAAATCAAAAAGGTTGTAGTCGACAACTTACATCAGGATACCAGGATAACCATTTTAGGTCATGTCCAAAGAGGTGGAAACTCAGTGGCTTTCGATAGAGTTTTA GGTTCTCGGATGGGCGCCGAAGCTGTGATGGCTCTCATGGAAGCTGAAGAAGGTTCCACCCCTTGTCTAATATCATTAGAAGGTAATCAAGCCATCAGGTTACCGCTCATGGAGTGTGTCAAACAAACAAAAGCAGTTGCAGAG GCAATGAAGCAAAAAGACTGGACTAAAGCCATAGAGTTGAGAGGTAGATCATTTTCCAGGAATTTGGAGACTTATAAGTTGTTGACAAGATTGAAACCAACATTGGATGAGAATGTG AAACCAGTGACTGTTGCTGTTATGCATGTTGGAGCACCAGCATGTGGTATGAATGCTGCAGTGAGATCTTTTGTTCGGAACATTGCTTGGCATGCTGGTACAGTATTAGGTATCCAAAATGGAATCGAGGGTCTCATTGAGGGAAACTACAAGAAACTTT CCTGGAGAGATGTCACTGGGTGGGTATCTGTTGGAGGTTGTTTTCTAGGAACAAAAAGGACATTACCAGAAAATCGTTTGCCAGAAATAGCTGCCAAAATAAAGGAATTAAACATTCAGGGAATTCTAATTATAGGAGGTTTTGAG GCTTTTCACACATGTCTGCAATTTTTTGAAGGAAGGCCGCAGCACCCCGAACTAATGATACCAATAGTTGTGATCCCAAGTACAATAAGTAACAATGTACCTGGAACAGAACTGTCAATTGGTTGTGATACTGCCCTAAATGAAATCACCGAAATTTGTGATAGAATAAGATTGTCAGCTCAAGGAACAAAACGAAGAGTTTTCATTGTAGAAGTGATGGGTGGACACTGTGGATATCTCGCTACCCTGGCAG GGCTTGCCGGAGGTGCTGACGCCACCTATATTCACGAAGAATCATTTAATGTTCACGATTTGCAGCAGGACTGCTATCAGTTAGCCGTCAAAATGGCTGAGGGTGTTCAGAGGGGTTTAGTTCTGCGCAATGAAAAAGCATCAGCAAACTATTCGACTGATTTTATTCATCGTCTGTATTCAGAGGAAGGCAAAGGAATTTTCAGTACAAGAATGAATGTATTGG GTCATATGCAACAAGGCAGTACTCCAACACCTTTTGATAGGACTTTTGCAACAAAAATGGCTGCCAAAGCATCTGATTTCCTTCTGAAACATATTAAAACACCTAGTACATGTGCTAGTAATAAGGCTAATTTCGAGCCTCAAACTGCATGTCTCTTGGGAATGTTGAAGCGACAGTACAAATTCACGCcaatcattgaactaaagacgCAAGCCAACTTTGA aAAAAGACTTCCGAATGAAAATTGGTGGTTGAGACTGAGACCTCTTTTAAGGATTTTGAGCAAACATAACAGTGTACCTGGAGATGAAGCAATTGAATTGACTATTGAAGATAGAGAAACAGATTGGGGCCACCATGATTAA